The Pantanalinema sp. genome segment CTGGTCGAACAGCTCGTCGAAGGTGCGCGCCGGGAACTCGCCCAGCTTGATCAGGACCCGCTCGGCGGTCCGCAGCCAGGTGTTGGCGCGGGCGACGCCCGTCCAGTCGGCCTGGAACGTGGCCTTGCCGTTCTCGACTTTGACGTCTTCGTAGCCGAGGGCTCTGAGTTCGTGGGCGGCGAGAGATTCGAGGCCGAAGGCCGTGGTCGCCACAAGGGTCAGGTCGTTTTTCATCCCACTATGGTAGCATTGAACCACCATGAACAAGCAAAAAGGTCTCTTCATCGCCGTCGAGGGCATCGACGGGATGGGCAAATCCACCCAGCTCGCCCAGCTCGAGCAGTTCCTCGCGGCCCGGGGCTTCGACGTCAAGCGGACCCGCGAGCCGACCGACAGCGTCTACGGCCGCGAGATCCGGCGCATCGCCCAGGAGGGCCGCGACGGCATCTCACCTGACGAGGAGGTGAATCTCTTCCTCAAGGACCGAGAGCTGGACGTGCGCGAGAACATCCTGCCCGCCCTCGAGGCCGGGGAGGTGGTCCTGGTGGATCGCTACTATTACTCGAACATGGCCTACCAGGGCGCGCTCGGGATCGACCCCGAGCGGATCCGCGCGCTCAATGCCCACTTCCCGAAGCCCGACCTGGTGATCATGCTCGACGCATCGCCCGCCACCGGCATCGGCCGCATCCGCGGCGGCCGCGGCGAGACGAACAACCAGGGCTACGAGCAGGAGGACTTCCTGGCGAAGGTACGGGCGATCTTCGCGGCCATGCCCGACGACAACATCGTGCGCATCGATGCGAGCCGGGACCTGGAGGCGGTCACGGGCGAGGTGCGCGCGCATGTCCTCGCCCGCCTCTCCCCGCCCCCCGGTGGGGCGGGGTTGGGGGTGGGGGGATCTCATCGCTCCGAGTCCCCCGCAAGAGAGCGCGAATCATGACCCTCGACGACGCCGAGGTGATCCTCCACCTTCACATCCGGATCAGGCAGGAGCACCACGCGGCCTTCGCCGCCTACGTCCAGGATGCGTTCCCAGTGTTCGAGGCGAGCGGCGCCTGCAAAGGAGCCGTCTACGTCTCCGCGACGGATCCCGAGGTGTTCGACGAGGTTTTCTACTACCGGGACGAGGCGGCTTATCGGGCGGGCGAAGCCGCCCTCACCTCGGATCCGGCGCAGGCCGCCCTGCTGAAGCGGTGGCGCGAGCTTCTCGAAGGCCCGCCCCGCGTCGAGGTCTTCCGCCGTAGCCCGCTCGACGCGTCGCGGGGGCGCACCGGCGACATCTGACTCCCTGTGCAAGCTGCGACAAGTGATGCTCCCAGGTCCTGGGAGCGCCGGCGTCCTCGCCGGCTCCCAGACGTGAACCTCCGGGGGCGCGAGAACTGACCCCAAGCCAGACCCAGGCCTATGGCCGTGGAAACAGGCAAGAGGAGCAAGTCCCCGCCACCCAGCTCTTCAGAGCTCATCCCCGGGAAACCTTTCCAAATCATCGCGCCTCTCATGTCATAATGACTCCCAGTCGAAATCATTAACCAGGAGTCGACATCCCCTCGCCTTTCGGGCGGGTTCAGGGCATGCGATGACATTCAAGCGCATCCCCGATCGATTTCAGAGTTCGCCGTGGCGGTCACGGGGTTACCTGCCACACTTTGAAAGCGGTACGGCACCACAATCGCTGACCGTTCGCCTGGCGGGATCCTTGCCAGCCTCTGTCTTGACTCAACTCGAACGGGAACTTGCTGACATGCCCCAAGGCCAGGCCGATGCAGAACGGCGAAAGCGCATCGAGGAATGGTTGGATCGGGGGAATGGCAAGGCTTACGCAAAAAGCGAGGCACCGACGGGGGCCGGCCAGAGGCCGGCGCTCCCAGGAAGCCGCCCTGCACCCGGGAGGCTGTGCTCTACGACTTGCCGCCTTGTTTCTCCAGGAACTGCTCGCGGTAGAGCTTGGCGTAAAGCCCGCCCTTCGCGAGCAGCTCCGCGTGCCTTCCCCGCTCGACGACCCGGCCCTGATCGATCACCAGGATCTGGTCCGCGTGCAGGATGGTCGAGAGGCGGTGCGCGATCGCGACCGTCGTGCGCCCCTGCATCAGGGGGGTGAGCGCGGCCTGGATCAGGGCCTCCGAGTGGGAGTCGAGGGCCGAGGTGGCCTCGTCCAGGATCAGCAAGCGCGGCGACTTGAGGATCACCCGCGCGAGGGCCAGGCGCTGCTTCTCGCCGCCCGACAGGCGATAGCCCCGCTCGCCCACCAGCGTGTCGTAGCCCTCGGGGAGGCGCGCTATCATCTCGTGGATGTTGGCCGAGCGGCAGGCCTCGACCAGCTCCTCGTCGGTGGCGTCGGGCTTGGCGTAGCGCAGGTTGTCCTTGATGCTGGTATGGAAGAGGAAGGGCTCCTGGGTCACCACCCCGATCTGGGCCTCCAGGCTCTCGAGGGTGATGTCCCGCAGGTCCGTGCCGTCCAGCAGCACCCGCCCCTCGGTCGGGTCGTAGAAGCGCGGGATCAAGTAGCTGATCGTGGACTTTCCCGCCCCCGAGGGCCCCACCAGCGCCACCAGCTCGCCTGGCTTCGCCTCGAACGAGACGCCCTCGAGCAGGGGCCGATCCGGCCGGTACTTGAAGCCCACTTGCTCGAAGGCGAGGCGCCCCTCGCTCGAAGCGATCGCCCTGGCGCCCGGCCGGTCCTGGACGCTCGGCACCAGGTCCAGGACCGCGAACAGGCGCTCGAAGACAGCCAGCGCCGACATGACCTCGACGTGCACGTTCGCGAGCGCCGAGACCGGACCGTAGAGCCGGCCCAGGTAGGCGACGAACGCCACGATGGTCCCCACCGTCAGCGTCCCCTCCACGATCAGGTGCGCGCCGTACCAGTAGATGATGGCGGGGCCCAGGGCCGAGAAGAGGCCGAGCGTCAGGGTGAACCAGCGCCAGATGAGCGATCGCCTGATCTGGATGTCGCGCAGGCTCCGGCTGAGGCCGGCGTAGGCGTCGCGCTCGCGCGCGCGGTTCCCGAACACCCGCCGCATCAAGAAGCCGTTGATGCTCATGGCGTCCTGCACGTAGGAGGTGAGGTCGGCCTTCCTCTCCTGCGAGCGGGTGACGATCCCCTGGCGGATGCGGCCCACCCAGCGCGCCGGCAGGATGAAGAGGGGCAGGATGGCGATCGCAAGCAGGGAAAGGCGCCAGTTAAGGGTGAACACCACCACCAGGGTCGACAGGACGATGAACAGGTTGTTGGAGATGGCCACGACCGTGTCGGAGAAGACATCCTGCAGGTCGTTGACGTCGTTGTTGAGGCGGCTGGTGATCTCGCCCGGGCGCGTCGCCGTGAAGTAGGCCATGGTCTGCTGCTGCAGGCGCGAGAACAGGGAAAGCCGCAGATCGAGCATGATGCCCTGGCTGATCTTCTCGTCGAGGAAGGTCTCGAGCACCCCCAAGAGGCCCGCGGCCAAAGGCGAAAGGATCATCCCGAGCGCGAGCCAGTTGACCAGGACCAGGTTACCGTGCGGCAGGGCGTCGTCGATCAGGGTGCGCAGCAGGAGCGGGGGGATCAAACCCAGCAGCGCCGAGACGGCCACCACCCCGAGGGTGACCGCCACGAGGCCCCGGTAGGGCTTGAAGTAGCGCGCGATCCGAAGCAGGTGCTCCCAGGAAAGTGTCGCCCGCTCGGTTTCGGCCCCGATCCGCCAGGCCCCGTGGAACCCGCCTCCTCCTGTCACGCCGTGCCCTTTCTTCTTCCGCCGCCCGGCGGGTATGATGGGGGTGGCCGCTCGCGGCAGTCACCATCCCCTCGGAACTG includes the following:
- the tmk gene encoding dTMP kinase, whose protein sequence is MNKQKGLFIAVEGIDGMGKSTQLAQLEQFLAARGFDVKRTREPTDSVYGREIRRIAQEGRDGISPDEEVNLFLKDRELDVRENILPALEAGEVVLVDRYYYSNMAYQGALGIDPERIRALNAHFPKPDLVIMLDASPATGIGRIRGGRGETNNQGYEQEDFLAKVRAIFAAMPDDNIVRIDASRDLEAVTGEVRAHVLARLSPPPGGAGLGVGGSHRSESPARERES
- a CDS encoding ABC transporter ATP-binding protein — encoded protein: MTGGGGFHGAWRIGAETERATLSWEHLLRIARYFKPYRGLVAVTLGVVAVSALLGLIPPLLLRTLIDDALPHGNLVLVNWLALGMILSPLAAGLLGVLETFLDEKISQGIMLDLRLSLFSRLQQQTMAYFTATRPGEITSRLNNDVNDLQDVFSDTVVAISNNLFIVLSTLVVVFTLNWRLSLLAIAILPLFILPARWVGRIRQGIVTRSQERKADLTSYVQDAMSINGFLMRRVFGNRARERDAYAGLSRSLRDIQIRRSLIWRWFTLTLGLFSALGPAIIYWYGAHLIVEGTLTVGTIVAFVAYLGRLYGPVSALANVHVEVMSALAVFERLFAVLDLVPSVQDRPGARAIASSEGRLAFEQVGFKYRPDRPLLEGVSFEAKPGELVALVGPSGAGKSTISYLIPRFYDPTEGRVLLDGTDLRDITLESLEAQIGVVTQEPFLFHTSIKDNLRYAKPDATDEELVEACRSANIHEMIARLPEGYDTLVGERGYRLSGGEKQRLALARVILKSPRLLILDEATSALDSHSEALIQAALTPLMQGRTTVAIAHRLSTILHADQILVIDQGRVVERGRHAELLAKGGLYAKLYREQFLEKQGGKS